The stretch of DNA AATAATGAGGATATCACATTGGCAAGCAAGTTTATTAGCACAAGCACATCAAGGAATCAACCAAACAATATACAGAGTAAAAACCTTTAGAGGACGTTTGTTTCATGCATGGGTATGActttggaatcaggaatcataccttGGTGGTATGAGGTTGGAACTTGATTCCTTATACCATGCGTTTGTTTCAATTCTGAGCGGTATGGGTTTGGAGTTCAATTAAAAGTTAAAATcagtaaaaaaaatattttaaatcGAAAATTTTAGTattataaaatcatgaaaataaaaatttaatcaaataagtaTATAGATGATTTAATTTATATTATGCTATAAGTTTTATTTCACATTTTTTGGTTATTTTAATTTCATTctcatgggtatcaatctcatacccaccgcCCTCATTGGGTATGAGAAACTCACACCTCATAGgcttgaggtatgggtatgaaacatTCACATTTGCAAACCAAACACATGGTATGAGTTTAGATCATTCTAAACTCATACGTCATACATTTTTCaagtgaaccaaacacccccttaatctatacaataatataaaggattatttcatgggaataatccatctTATGGGTGCCCTGCAAATAACACTCCATCCTATTCATAATTCCAATTAAATCCATCATATTCACCATTCTTCCCATAATACCCTCAGGAGACCGGTAACCTAAACAACAGGTCACCCTTGTTATTTTTAGTTATAAGCGTTGAAGTGTGTTCGACACACTTTAAATACACCAAACACCCTTCTCTCACACCTTTTTTTCCATCACAACATGTTGATTTCCTTGCATTATTCAACAACGAAGATGATATCACCAATGATTTTCTCCTAACAAATTTTTTCTTCTTAGTAACTCAACTACTCGTATTAACATTTAAATTTAAAATAAGAATTTGGCCCAGCCGCCTGTTCTTGAACTTCCAGTTTTAATCTATCAAATGTCCGTTCTTAGCAATGACAACAACCGTTCGGACAAGGGCAAGCAATTTCGTTGTTTTAAggaattttcttttgttttagagTTGGGGAAATCACGACTTAAACCATTATGTATAAGCGCTTTCCAGAGGTGGAAGTTTGATAAGCCaataaagaagagaagaaaagccCAACAATCTTATGTTGAACCAACCCACGCACCTTCCATTTTGCTTTAAATTCACCAACCCAACAACAAAGATACAATTTAATTCAATTTTCTTCGCTGAGGTATTTAAACAAACAAATGGTATGCATAACCAAAACTCCACAAAAATCTAACTCAAAACACTGTAAATCAAAATTCTGGGATGAATCAAGGTGCAGATATGTGAGAATAAGTGTGAAAAACGAGATGGGTATGTTGGAAAGTATGAAAGTTGAgagatttttgagttttttttggaTAAATATGATAATGAAGGGGAAACGTTTCTGTGTGTTGTGTGTTATAAACAAAGGAAGAAGGTGCAAAACTAGGGGCCATGGTATTAAGAGATGTCTGACTTCAACTCACTTAAAATTACAGAAGAACAAGGGAGAAGGAGAAGCAAGAGAACACAAAAGTTGAAGAAATATAGAGATGTACAAAAATGAAGGAAATTAGTCGAAAATACTTAAATAAAGGAGAAAGAATGTTACCTTAAGTAACCGGTCATAATTTTAAGTGAGTTTGTTATAGGAAGAATGGTGGATATGATGGCTTTAATTAGAATTACTGATAGAATGGGGTGTTGTTTGCAGGGTACCCATAGGAtagattattcccatgaaataatcctAATATAAAAACGTTAACTTTGAGCATATGTTGAAGGATCATATGATGCCACATGGAACATCCAGCTACCCTTCTACTATGTATTAGTCAATTTTTCTGTTTTATAAAAATGTATCTAACACGAAAAATCCCTTCATTATAAAATTTGTATTTTCTCTCTAGAAATATCTCTAGGGTTTTTCTCCCAAGGAGTTCTTATCTTGTTGTCACCTAACTTTATTTTCTCAAACTTATCCCATCAAACACCTTTACCTCCGCCTCTTTCCTACCCTGTTTTCCCTTTTTTCTTTACCTGACACCTCATTTCTCCTTCTTGTTCCTTACGTGTCAACACATAGTCCTACCTGTACCACGTGTTAGCTTATATGTTTCTCCCACCGTCTTTATAATCTTTTCCAGTTGCTTCTTTCTCCTTCTCCGTCCTCTGTAAACTTTTTACACATCTCAAATTTTAAtggcttcttcttcttccactgTTTCGCCTCCTTGCAGAGCTGGAGCTTGCTTACAGCTACCACCTCATTTGTGTGTTGACTTCACGGATATTGATGCATCTATCACTCTTTTGGGGAAGTTGCAGGATCAAAGATACTTCGAAATTGTGCGTATTTTGCAGATTGTCCAGGCGAAGTGGAAGTTGAATGGTACGGTTTCTATCCGTCGTTTTGAGCTATATTATCCTTTCTCGTTCTCTTTCAAGCAAGACTATGAGTACTTCCGTCAGCGTCAAACCGTGAATCTGGATGGTAGTCTGCTCGTCTTCCGCCCTATTTCGGCTACTTCAACCTCGGACAACCTCTTATTCCATATTGTTCTTATTTGGATCAGGGTGAAGCATTTGCCTTTTCATCTGATGAATACCTCGGTTGCGGCTTTCTTGCTGTCCCATGTTGGCGATGTATGAGAAGAGGAATCGTACCCGTCTTTGTTACCTCCACGAAACTTTGTCCGTGTTAAAGTTTGGATCGACCTTTCAAAGCCTTTGATTCTCGAATGCTATTTGGCGCTGAACGAGGTTGAACATCAATGGATTTCTTTTTCTTATGAAGGTGTTTTTAGATTTTGCAAGACATGTGGCCAGGTTGGTCATAGGGTTTCCTTCTGTCCTACGAGTAAGGTAGCCGGAGCTCGTGCTATCCGTGCCCGTATTGATTCTCTTGCGGCGCGTGGCTTGGTGTTTCTTCATGGGCCACCTAATACTCCTTTTTATTCTACAGAGATCATGGGTCTTCAACCAAGATACAAGTACTTAAACTCTAATATTGATCTTACGGTTGATGGGGACCCTGTGGTGATGGATTCAGGGGGTGCTTCCCCTGTTTTTTCGTTCTCAAGTTCTGATGAAGACGCACCTGATGAGGCTGGTCCTTCGTCATCGGCTCCTCCGGACCTCCAGGTCCATGAAGATTTATCCCGTGAAGTTCTGCTGGAGTCTTTCCCGGTGCTACGTGGAACTGCGGCTTTTGATCCTCATTCTTCTTCTCGCTTTGTTCCACCTGCTGTCTCTGTTCATCCACCTTCTCCGGCGTTCCGAATGCACGTTCCTGAAGATGCTATGGAGGACTCACCTTTTTTAGGTCTTCGTGAACCCGCTCTGCCTTCTCAGATTATAGATGTTGGCTGCCTTTTTCGTGACTCGATCGCTTCTGCTTCTGATGTTGCTTTTGACCCTGTGGAACCTGTGTCGAGGTCTTTAACTATGGTTTATAAACGAAAGGTAAAAATTGGTTTCAACTCCTCCAGTCGTGTGTCTTTTAAACATACTAATAGATCTTCATTTTTTGATTTGGAATGTACGCCGGATTTGGTATCAATTTCTCCTGCTTTGGTATTAAATCCATCTCGTATtcctcctttttcctttttgtttcctGCGTTTTCTAATAAGTTTGATGCTATTTTGAGGCCTGGTTCTAAGCGTCTTTTCAGTTCGGTTTCGGTTGATGATTTTGATCAGCTTCCTCCCAAACGCGCTCGTCCAGATGagctttttctttttcgttttgtttCTTATTCCTTACCTGTTTCTTTTTTGCCTGGTTTCAGCGTTGAAGACTTGCTAGCTGAAGGTCTGGTGGTGGACCATAATGCGCCACCCGGTTTCCAATAACTACTTTTGCCTGGAATTGTAGGGGATTAGGAGAGATGGATGATCCTACAATTCCGTTTTTATTTTGGTGTATCCGTCAatatcatccgtcaattttgTTTTTGCAAGAGACTATGACTTCTTTATCTGCTGCTGCTTCGAAGACAGCCCATCTTGGACTCCCTCATTTTTGTGGCATTGACTCAGTTGGGCATAGTGGGGGTCTTCTTTTGCGTTGGGATGACTCAGTTGTACTTAGCTCTATTAGTATTcacccccactttattttgtgTAAATTATGTTTACCAGTAACTGATGTATGTACAAAGCCTGATATGTATGTGATGTTTATATATGGTGAACCATCGTTTGAGTTGCGTCTATCTTTATGGACCTCTATTACTGCTTTGATTTCTAGTCTGTCTCCTTTTCTAATTATTGGTGATTTTAATCAGGTTGAGATGCATTCCGATAAATTAGGTGGATCATGTGACATTCGCGGTCAACAGGATTTCACTACCTGGAGACTTGATAATTCTTTGCTTGATGTCCCTTTCTTTGGCCCACCGTTTACTTGGTTAAATAATCGCTCTGATGGTCAGTTAATTATAGAACGCCTCGACCGTGCCTATGCCAACAATGACTGGCTTCACCTTTTCCCTGATGCATCAGTTATGCATCTTCCTATTCTTGTTTCAGACCATGCTCCTATTATCCTCAAGTTTTTCCCTCCTTCAAAGGTATGTAGACGCCCTTACCGGCTTGATAACCGGTGCTTCAATTCACCAGAGATTGCCCAGTTAGTAGCTTGTGCGTGGCAGTTATCTATTGCTGGATCTCCTATGTATGTTTTGTCTCGCCGCCTTGCTGCTGTCCGTTTTTCTATAATGCAATGGGTTATTCATCATCGGCTGTCCCATGGTATTAATTGGTCTGAGATACAAAATCAAACTCAATGTTCTAGTTCTGGGATTGTAGATGTTCAGTCAGCAACATCTTTTCAACAAGTTCGTTCTGCACAACTTCAGCTGATACAGACTCAGCATGCTTATTGGTTACAACGGGCAAAACTGAAAACTGAGGTTCTTGATGGCCTCCCATCACGGTTCTTGTATTCCCGTGTTAAACAACGGTCTTCTCACCAGCATATTCTTGCTTTACTTTCTAGCTCTGGTGAATGGCTGTTTACTCCAGACCAGATTTCGTTGGAAATTACATATTTCTTTCGAGATCTCCTATGTGCAACACCTCCTCTTGATCCTGGCTCACCTCGAGGGTTTGTTGCCCCTTTGCTGGAGTCGCTTTATCTGTCGATGCTCAGTTCTGAGGACTGCCTGCTGTTATCTACTCCTTTTACGGAATCTGATATTATATATGCTCTCAATGGTATGGATGGTTCCAAATCACCTGGGCCTGATGGGATTACTCCCAAATTTTTCCAGATTTTTTGGCCCCAGATAGGTCAGTTGGTTACTTTGGCTCTTCTTCGATTCCTTAACTCGGGTGTTATGCTGAAAGAATGGAATCATACACATGTTATTCTTATCCCTAAGGTTGAGAAGCCGGAGTTGATTTCTCAGTATCGTCCTATCAGTCTTTGCAATGTTATTTATCGTATTGCTTCCAAGTGTCTTGCCAATCGCCTCAAGCTTGTTATTTCATCCATTGTTTCGGACTCTTAACAAGCTTTTGTTCCTTCTCGGCTTATGTCGGACGGCTGTCTTATTACTCACGAGATTATGCATTACCTTAATAAGACGAAGAGAGGAACGGTTTCTTATGCCGCTCTGAAACTTGATATGCATAAAGCTTTTGATCGTGTTTCTTGGACCTTTCTTATTGCGATCATGAAGAAATTCGGTTTCCCAATTTTTTGGCAAAATATTATTTGGGAATGCATATCGACTGTCACTTATAATATCATTATCAATGGCGAGCCCTCTGCTACATTTAGACCTTCTTGTGGTCTTAGGCAAGGTGATCCTCTTTCACCTTATTTGTTTATTATGTGTATGGAGATTTTATCGTGCCAGTTGCGATCAGCGGAAAACACTGGCTCCTTACATGGACTTAAGATTTATTGGTATGCTCCACCTATCACTCATCTCTTTTATGCTGATGATGCCTTCATTTGCTGCAAAGCAAATCCATCTTCGTTTGAGACTCTCAGGGATTTGTTTCGGGCCTTCGAACTCGCATCGGGACAGATGATAAATTTGGATAAGTCTTTTATTAAATTCAGTCCTAATGCTTCGACTGATTTTAAGTCCCATATGGCATCCATTCTGAAAATGCGAACATCTGATTGCTTTGGGAATTATTTGGGTGTCCCGGTAGATCTTCCTTCTAAGAGGTCCTTAGCTTTTCATACTTTGTTGGATAAGCTGACATCTTGTATTATTGCTTGGTCCTCTCTCCACCTTAGCCAGCCTTGTAAGCTGATTATTATCAACGGTTTCTAATGACTTCTATTCCTTTTCCGCTTGGAATTTGTAAGAAGCTTGATTCTCTGATTGCGGCTTTCTGGTGGCGCAAGGATGTTTGTCATAAATCTATTCACTGGCTCTCTCGAGACTCTCTGCAACTTCCTCTTGAAAGAGATGGCCTCGGTTTGAAATATGTCTCTTTGCTAAGTCAGGCATCCCTTATGAAGAATTTCTGGCGTATACATCATCATCCATCTGGTTTATTATCAAAGTTTATGACTCCCAAGTACCGGAAGGATCTACCTATTCCCGCCTCAAAATCAAAGGTCTCTCATCCTTCGTTTTTATGGTCTGGGTTATGTCGTGCGGCTACTGCTTTTTCTCCTGGCTTTTCTTGGAAAATTGGTAACGGTGCAGTGGTTGACCTGCTTACCAGCCCGTGGGTGAACAGCCACACCCCCTCAGTGAGATTATTTTCTGCAGCCGAAACACCAACTCTTTGTGATTTGCTCAATGCTTCGGGTAATTGGAATCCTTTCTCTGTTTATCGTTGGTTTCAGTCTCCGTGTGCCAAGGCTATTCTTGCTATGGAACCCCCTCATATTGATATAGATGATTTCCTATACTGGAAATACACGGAGGAGGGAGTCTACACTGTCCGCTCAGGATATGATTTTCTGTTGTCACGGACATCCCTTTCCTGCTCTCCCTCGTTTTACTCTGCCTTTCCTTGGAAAGTTCTCTGGGGTTTTCGCTGTTCTCCTAAGTTCCCTCTCCTTGTTTGGCGTATAGTACATAATATCCTTCCCTCTTTAGAAAATCTATCTGTTAGAGGCATCCAGGTTAGTACTTGTTGTGTTTTCTGCAACTCACAGTCGGAGTCTTTAGATCATCTTTTTCGCTCTTGTACTGTTTCTAGACATGTTTGGCTGTCGTCGGCTCTTGGCATTAATTCTGTAGTTAATCCTGCTGTTTGTTTGCAACGCTGGATTGCTGATTTCATTACCTATTTTCACAGGGTCACGGATTCTGCAGATAAGTGCCTACTTCGCTTCCTATGTATTATTAAGGCCATTTGGATGACTCGCAACTCGGTAGTCTTTGACAATTGCAGTGTCAATCCGCTTCAGATTTTAAAACTCTCTGACTACCTTCTTGCATCTCATTCTCAGCTGTCCGTACTTTGGTCTTCCTATTCTGCGGCCGACTCCAAACTGTCTTTACTGAGATTAGACTATGCTCTGCCTGTCTCTGCGGTGACTTTCTTTATTCTTATTTGCAGGGTATCTCATCGGGATCATTACATCATCTCTTCTTTGGATACGCTCTCTGGCACTCCTGTTGTTCAACATGTGTGTGCACCCACGGTTTTTGCAGCatctgtgggaaataatctgtatacttcccttaaactagaaggattataacgaatttaacaatgatgatcaatggtcataaacaaaatacataaacaaagtataaaggattcagaattaaccttcggtcctagcaaaattggcctaagaacaatatcaaaattgatattcgcctattagttgcacccaagacgatatgagatatgccccttaattatgctagaaatcaatctaaaattttttgtaaaatttagttgtttttgtgtttttctgatgagagagagaggctaggtcaagaaaaagaattagggtagaaataattctctccctttctttttatacagaccgaaatttggagtcaattaggaaagataaatccttcctaattttcggccaaactgaccgaaataaggagtatctcCTCCTTatgatcgaacccatgacctcttggtatgtgtaccctcactattaccactatgacacattcatcttgttgatattaaatataactgattatatttaattacgaattaacagattaattcgtccaagctaacattacatatatttaattaaatataacttattatatttatctTACGAATTGACAGaataattcgtctcaactaatattatttaattttcattaaataattatctcatcaacacattgactaaccttttagtcatattgggcatcaatgtgattatatttctataaccacatttctcaaacacatcctataggtgtgacctttagggaccagttgatcaccgccatctgtatgataataacgttaaactttctagcaagccaaccgttattaggtaaacgttaatcaactgattaaatatacgaagtatacccttgtgatcctgtaagagatttacaaatgttatcacactaatttgtggagaacacaagctccaacaaactcccacttgtcctcacaagtgtatgtgcgataaccgattctcatatcctataaaatttcccccactcaatgtaaaacaatttgcaaatccgaattcacaaaggtcctattttacaagcgatcaatatcaagagtggtttccccgactagagagtaacttaactgataaacgaatcaacattcgagcatggccatgcatttcgattcaactcctcgagtggccccgagaaataactatacctgataagggttggatattttcctcaactcgaatcctgcagatgtaagcacgatatgaaatgacccgaaaaaatctacttagcctccgattcacggcagaccgtgagaaagaaaccaaagtcacccaaaaactgccttaatctcaagagacagtcgatagtcaaaagaatcgactctaggaacacaatggatgtcctatccacgacttggcaccgaatgttattaaacatttaggactccattacattgtcacaaaaagttgtcctacgaggtatcgtcataatctcgtatctgtgatcgatcagtcaaccgtttgacttatggctcgttgaacccaccatcaatcgattgcacaatataatagccggagttatcagctcacattggcgattacggaccaaaacaaatataatgtaattcagttcactttgtggcgttcaatgttgtcagtacaatccacatgaaaaacaaaatattatatataaaacgatgaagttataaatagtgtatgaaaaagataatgtatcaaatccataatcaagtactacaactcaggaacatgtttaattcccatggaattaacatgccctacatgcttatcataattcaacggtttggtgagaggatccgcgatgttatcatccgtcgcaatcttgtcaatcactatctcttcttgctccacgtaatcacggatcaggtgagctttccgaagtacatgtctagatttgttgctagactttggctccttagcctggaagatggcacctctattgtcacaatagatggtgatcgggtcattcgaactaggaactaccgaaagcccttgtaagaattgacgcatccatatcgcttcctttgctgcctccgaagcggcatagtactcggattcagtagtagaatctgctacaacactctgtttggaactcttccagctgaccgcagcaccattaagagtgaaaacgaacccggactgagatgtTGAATCATCtcaatccgtttggaagctagcatctgcgtaactggttgcgcatagcttagtatcgcctccataagtcaatacccaaacCTTAGTCCTTcctaggtacttgaggatgtttttaactgctatccagtgtgtttcacctggagtcttttggtaccgactcgtcacactcaatgcatatgccacgtctggacgtgtgcatatcatggcatacatgatcgatcctattgcagatgcataaggaacacgactcatgcgctcaataccttcaggcgtcgtgggtgactgagacttgctcaactgcatcccagttgtcataggaaggttccccttcttggagttggtcatgctgaacctctaaAAAACCtgatccaaataagactcctgactaagtgataacgtccgtcgtgatctatctcggtagatacggattcccaaaatgcgctgtgcctcacccagatctttcatctggaaatggtttttcaaccattctttaaccgaagataggagaggaatgtcattcccaatcaagagtatgtcatcgacatataatatcaagaatacaatcttgctcccactcgacttgatatataagcatggttcttcgaccgatcgagtgaaaccatactcttttatcacttggtagaaacgatgattccaactccgagaagcttgcttaagtccataaatggaacgcttaagcttgcatactttcttaggatgcttaggatctatgaaaccttcgggttgcaccatgtacaactcttcctccaaataaccatttaagaaggcggttttcacatccatttgccaaatttcatagtcatgaaatgcagcaatcgctaagattatccgaatggaacgtagcatgactacaggtgcaaaaatctcatcataatgcaatccttgcacttgagtgaaaccttttgtcacaactcgtgccttatagatatctggttgcgcgtctacagaacgctttattttgtaaagccatttgcactgtagaggttttaccttattaggtaaatcaactagatcccatacgttattctcatacatggagtccatctcggattgcatggcttcaagccataactttgagtcggaacaggtcatagcacctttataggttgcgggttcattactttctagaattaaaacgtcattctcctcgaccatacccatgtatctgtccggaggatgagagactctacccaacctcctaggttcctctggaacattaaccgtatcatcagttggaggtacagcttcctccatctgttcctcgattgttggttctggaatctccgacagctcgaaggttctattactcgtcttgttctcgagaaattctttctctaagaacgtcgcactagccgcaacaaaaactcgatgttcggtaggcgaatagaagtaatgaccaaatgttccttttggataacctataaagtatgtcttgaccgatcgcgggccgagcttatcctcgtgtctccacttgacataagcctcgcagccccaaacccgaataaaggacaagttaggtaccgttcccttccacatttcatatggagtcttgtcgacagctttagacggacttcggttaagtataagagcagctgacaaaagagcataaccccataatgaatcaggcactacggtgtgactcatcatggatcgaaccatatcaagtaaggttcgatttctccgttcggacacaccattcaattgaggtgttccaggtggagttaactgcaaaatgattccacagtctttcaggtgttgatcaaactcatttgaaagatattcgccaccctgatctgaacggagtgctttaacctttctgcctagttggttctgtaccctattctggtattccttgaatttctcaaaggactcacttttatgctttattaagtagacgtatccgtatctactcaaatcgtccgtgaaagtgataaaatatctatagccatctctagaggtaattgacataggtccacatacgtccgtatgtacgagtcctaataggtcactagcgcgcattccaacacctttgaaggaaattcgagtcatcttgccaatgagacatgattcacacgtgccatatgtagaaaaatcgaatgcgggaatagtcccattatcgacgagtttcttcacgcgtttctcatttatgtgtcccattcgacaatgccataaataggtttgatctttgtcaccaacctttaatttcttattattcatgtgtaatacttccgtggtttgatctaagatataaattccattcatggaaactgctttgccataaatcatttcattaaaagagaaaatacaactattatcctttattgaaaatgtaaaactgtctttagcaagtacggaaacagaaataatgttcttagataaactgggtacatagtaacagttatttaaaaataactcaaaaccactagggagttggattacatatgttcccttcgaggcgagaaactcg from Silene latifolia isolate original U9 population chromosome 10, ASM4854445v1, whole genome shotgun sequence encodes:
- the LOC141608290 gene encoding uncharacterized protein LOC141608290; the encoded protein is MTSLSAAASKTAHLGLPHFCGIDSVGHSGGLLLRWDDSVVLSSISIHPHFILCKLCLPVTDVCTKPDMYVMFIYGEPSFELRLSLWTSITALISSLSPFLIIGDFNQVEMHSDKLGGSCDIRGQQDFTTWRLDNSLLDVPFFGPPFTWLNNRSDGQLIIERLDRAYANNDWLHLFPDASVMHLPILVSDHAPIILKFFPPSKVCRRPYRLDNRCFNSPEIAQLVACAWQLSIAGSPMYVLSRRLAAVRFSIMQWVIHHRLSHGINWSEIQNQTQCSSSGIVDVQSATSFQQVRSAQLQLIQTQHAYWLQRAKLKTEVLDGLPSRFLYSRVKQRSSHQHILALLSSSGEWLFTPDQISLEITYFFRDLLCATPPLDPGSPRGFVAPLLESLYLSMLSSEDCLLLSTPFTESDIIYALNGMDGSKSPGPDGITPKFFQIFWPQIGQLVTLALLRFLNSGVMLKEWNHTHVILIPKVEKPELISQYRPISLCNVIYRIASKCLANRLKLVISSIVSDS